A window of Nicotiana sylvestris chromosome 8, ASM39365v2, whole genome shotgun sequence genomic DNA:
cgggtacattgatgtgacgtggttcgagatacgttttttcacaatgttgtaattctctgttaaaataataataataataaaagcggtaaagagtttgaagtttgcacataagtttataattgtataaaatcagataattaagctaaatacgacagttgagagaccgtgctagaaccacggaactcgggaatgcctaacaccttctcccggattaacagaattccttatccggatttatggtttgcggactgtaatacagagtcattcttttcctcgattcgggattaaaaccggtgacttgggacaccataaatctcctaagtggagactctaaaataaataaataaatcccgttttgattgtcctttaattggaaaaaactcccttccgcgtcccttcacggcggcgcgggcgaaaaaggaggtgtgacatacattaattatttttttagttcACTTTTGTTCATACAAATATGTTTGTATCTTTTATCATGAATTTTAAGTACATTTTGttgaaaaaacttaagcatgaagtaaatgacttctgctttttaagctgaagttttggttaaaagttataacaaaactattgaatccaacacaaaaatttcagcttatcaggtgctgaagtttttagaaatacactaaaaaaacttcagcacattgggctaaagttttttgaaaaagctttacgacaaaaactattggATCCatcacaaaaacttcagcttatcatgtgctgaaatttttagaaatgcactaaaaaacttcagcacattgggctgaaggtttttgaaaaagctttacgataagaactattgaatccaacacaaaaacttcagcttatcatatgctgaagtttttagaaatacactcaaaaacttcagcacattgggctgaagttttttgaaaaagctttacgacaaaaactattgaatccaacacaaaaacttcagcttatcaagtgctgaagtttttagaaatatactaaaaaacttcagcacattgggctgaagttttttggaaaagctttacgacaaaaactttagcatgttttggtattttttaacttgatacttatcttttttgcattttctAGCTACTTTTGTCATTTATCACCTATATCACCTACTTTTTGTGgccttattttttactatttttttattgcATTTACCAACTACTAGCATTTACCACTTACTTATTACTTCTCTTGTTACATTCAATTTCTCTGAACAAAAAACAGTTAACAATCTCTTcagcatttatagatattaaattgattaggtgcactctttggctatattaacaatcttttcacttgaaaatttcatagtcatcCATAGACTTCTATCATATTTCTCTAAATTtgtattcaaagaaaaacaagaaaatgttTGCTAAGACATGCTTATTGGGTGTAGCAGGGAGTTCATGGGAAGAAAAGATAATGATGGAAAAGTCGAAATACTTCATATGTGAAGGGGAGTGGCCAGATCAAAAACTCGAGCTCCAGGACAATTTGCTCTTTTTACTAGTTGATAAATCTAACTTTTAGGAAAAAGAGAAAATTTCCTAGGGCTCGAGTTTTTGATGTGGCCACTCTCCGtcacatatgaagtattttggaTTTCTCCTTCACTATCTTTGCTTCCCACAAATTCCCAGATGCACACCAGTAAGCATGTCTTTGGccaatattttcttatttttttcttatgaAAGAAGACGGGAGTTGCTAAAAAAATCATAGTAATAAACTTCGTCAACCTGTGTCTGACAGAAAACGCTTTGGTGGAATTAAGTTTGGTGAAATGGAGTGTGACTGTCTTATAGCTCATGGTGCTGCAACGAATTTGCATGAACGCCTTTTCACACTTGGAAAGGTGTTCATGCAAATATGTGGAAAATGCAAGAATATGGCAAATGTAATTCACAGGTCTGTACAAGGTGGTAAAGTAATGTGCTCGTATTGCCGCTTCTGTGAATCGGTTGAAGACATAGTGAAAGTTCATGGATTGTGGTTAAGAAACCCAAGAAGAGCAACTAGGACATGACTATGGAGAATATGAAGACACTCTGTGAATTTTTTGAATAgagaataacttgtaaacaaaaaactaattttttctttttttccaaggatgtaagtgaaaacaaaattggattttgtgaatatacattattTTTTGTGTGAATTATGTGATGTCTTTAAAAATTTTGTTCTATTCGCATTATTTAGTTTTATAGTTGACTTGGATTGATTCAAATATGTTTGtcttttttcatgaatttcaagtatatttttgttgaaattcagCATGCTAAACTTAAGCATGAAGTAAATAACTTCTActttttaagctgaagttttggttaaaagtcataacaaaagtgtcaaatgtaggacaaaaacttcagctcatcACTAAAtacactaaataacttcagcagtttctgcgtaagttatttgaaaaagctttacgacaaaaactatctagtccaggacaaaaacttcagcttatgaaatgctgaagtttttaggaatgaactaaataacttcagcacattgggatgaagtttttgaaaaaacttcaTGACAAAACTATTAAATCCACGatgaaaaacttcagcttatgatggactgaagttttttgaaatgaactaaataacttcagcacattgggctgaagatTTTGAAAAAACTTATGACCAAAACTTCaacatgttttggtattttttttaggttgatacttatcttttttgcatttactatCTACTTTTTGTCTTTTATCACCCAATTCATCTTTCATTTAAATTTGTTTGTCCATATAGTAAATGatccaaaaagttatttttcaggctgaagttatttttttactatagaaAAACTGTGGGCTTTATTAGGGCTGAAGTtacatttctttttgcatttaccaCATACTTATTTTACCATCTACTTATCTTGtttcattcaatttctctgaacGTAAAATAGTAAAAACAGCTGAAAAGTTACCtttacatttatagatattaaattgattaggtgaactctttgtctatattaacaatcttttcacttgaaaatttcatagtcattcatagacttccatcatatttctttaaatttatattcatccttgtctttcaacttttgttaaagaaaaattgtCTGGTGCAAGCGGAAGTAGGAAGCCTAATATGGATGAAATTATGCAGAAGTGGGAGTCTTTGAAGTGTGAGTGGTACAATGACAAACTGATGGCTAATCTTATGCTTTTGTAGGATCAAATAAAGGCTGATTGGGAGAGAATCAGGCCACAGTTCTTTGCCAATGAATCATTCTAGAACAGGCTTAACCTGGAATGTAGTTGTGTAGGTTATTCAACCACGTTCGACAAGGTTGTGCAGCAGTTTGATAGTTTTAAGTTTCCCATCGGGGATGACTATTCCAAGTTGCAAAACAACCTGAACACTCTTCTTTCTCTTATGGACATAGTAATCGTCGAACAAAGTCAGCTGTGTGATGAATTCAACAAGTTGAAGAATGATCTCGTTGGACTCCTTGGTCTTTTGCCTGAGTACCATATAGTTATCTTTGatactgatgatgatgagatatttagagaaattgaggagtactgtgatgatgatgatgatgatgatggtaaTGATTGTTAGTGTTTGTAATCCTTTTTTAATGTTTTAATGCTGTGCTATTTTGTTTACTTCAGCCCATAGAGCTAAAGTTTTTAGGTTCATTTTGTATAACTTCAGCCcaaagagctgaagttttgtttgtaCTTTGTGTGTTGTTCTCATCTCTTTTTATATCAATGCAATTGTAATCCTCTTTGTTCTTAGCTTTCTATTGCattatctttgttatttgttGGTATTTGATTTATACTTCTTAGTTGCTGTATGGTTCTTAGTTTTTATTAAGTTCTTTTTCTATAACTTCAGCTTAGAGATGTTGCAGTTTTTGTTTGTACATGCGTTTCTTTCTGTGTGTTGTACGcgtatgtgtgtgtgagtgtgtgtgtatgtgtgtgtttgtTTAAGGATATGTATTTCACATACTGTAACCTGAAGTTTTTTCTCGCATAAGTCATTACGTACTTTTTTAAAATGCAACCAAACCTGTTAGCCTGCGTAACAAAAATGAGTGATTTATACTTTAGCAGTATATAAAATAGTCCAAGAGCTTTTTTTATTCCTATGAAAAAAATCACATTTCAATTATGTCATACAATAAAGAAAGTCTAAATTTAGACCAAGTATTATTGAAGGTTGAAGTATTTTTCAGTGTGTTTCTTGGAATATGGATGAGGTGCTGGAGAAGACAAGCAAGTTGTTCTGTTATGCCCAACTTGTTTACATCGACTGCATTTGGTAGACTTGAATGGTACTAATTCAGTCGCAGGTATATgcctcttcttttattttcttccttgTAAAATCTCTACATCGGGAGGTTTTGTGATCTCAGATTGTACATTTTGTGGTATATCCCATGATTTTTGATCTTCCACGGTATTCACATGTCCTTCATATGTTTTCAACCATGTTTCCTTTGAATACCAATTTGAGCAGTAATCAGATTTCTGCAAATATCTCTTATTAATAGCAACAATTGCATGTGGACAGGGcaattcatcaagttggaattccAGACAGTCACAAGTTCTCTTCTTTAAGTCCACAATGAATTCGATTCCTTCACTATTTATTCTAAATAACATTGAGTCAAGGTTGAACacctaacaaggaataaaaaattaagacaaactatattagtgtattgttgattcaaaaagaaaaagtatgaatttttttaaataaaagcaGTAAATCACAGCAACAGATATAAAAAgctgaagttaataaatatactCACAAACATTTTGGAAGCCAAGTCCATCTTCTTAGTCATCTCTTCTTCTGCCCATATGATACTCTGTGAAAAGTTTCGTTTGCCTTTTTTCTCCGTTCGTAAAACCACTCTCCCAACTTTTCTTGGATGAAATCTAACATTCTTAAAATAGGTATTTCTCTTCTTTTTAGTAAAACAGAATTCTTTGATTCTACAATGTTTGTTGTTAGCATATCATAACGTCACCGTGGGAACAACGATCGAGCCCATCTCTCTGGAGGCTCTTCCATTATGTAATTGTAAGTTTTCTTGTCAAAACTTTTGAGTTTGGACATTAACTGATTAAAATCTTCACGTTTGTATGACCTTGCAacactttgaaaaagatttattaccgtggattttgcatgtctttgctttaaatttttctcaaagTGATAGAGGCAGATACCATGGTGAGCTTCAGGAAAAACTTTTTTAATCCCATTTGCGATTGATTGGTTTCTATCTGACAAGAAAACCAGTTCACGAcggacttgaattgcttttctcatTTCCCCGAAGAACCAAATGTATGCCTCATTGTTTTCTGAATCTGCTACACCAAAACATAGAGGAACGATTTGATTGTTTGAATCCTTTGATACAACGACAAATAGAACACCACaatattttgactttaaaaacGTTGCATCTACTACAATAACTGGTCTACAGTAGGACCAACCAGTTACTGATGCCACAAGAGCAAAGAACATGTAAGCAAATCTGTACAGTGAAACACAAAAAAACAAATCATAAGgtgtgaagtttttcaaataggAACATTTGAAACTTCAAGCTGATGGTTAGTATTGTTTTGCTTAACTATTCTGCGCATCTCTTTTTATGTTTGTGTACGTTCCTAGGTTTTTACCCACCATCATGTGTAGGTATGAAGGAAAAATCTGGTAGTTCTCTTCAGGTGTTCCCTTTATGCAAGCAATAGTTTTTTGAATAGCACGCCATGCCTTGTGATAACCAATGTTaattccaaatttctttttcatttcattttctacaaaggctGGTGTAACCTCTATCTTTTTGTCTCGAGCATGTTAATTTgttcacttataaaatttgatgTAGCATGCTTCTGATCTGATTTTCTTGCATCAACCGAGCATTCATGGATGTTATGATATTCTCGTATCTCTTTGAACAGGATCTAACAACAGTGAATTCAATTTTCTGGTTTATCTCCAAGTTGCAGAAAAATTTAGTCATGTTTTATTTGTTCTCAAAAGTTGATCCAACTCTTACTTCCTCAAGCAACGCATCGTGCCTAAGTATTTTACATGGTGGAGATTCTTTCAGCTTTCTCCTCactctttttcttgatttctgaGAAGCACAAGAAGTTTCAGCAATTTCTTCAATTCTATCTGATGTTATCGGTATAAGctccatgtttacttcatcttcgTTGTTGCTTATCGTTGCAGAAGGTAACAAAAAGCTTTGTTGGATTGTGTGTTGGTTGTCAATTTGCATTATTAgctgtccttcttcttcttggtcaTCGACAAACTGGTATGAATTTATTGGAGGAGGAGGTAATTGTTGCAACATTATATATTCTAAAGCAGCTGTAATGTTAGAAGGTTGTTGCTCGTTGTCTACTTCCATTATTGGCTGTCCTACTTCATGTTGATAATCAACAAAAGGTTCTGAATCTATCGCATATGCAAGAGATTGTTTGAATGTTGCAGATTCTGAAGGTTGTATTTTTTTGATAATGAAATGGCAATTCTTGTAGGCTGAATCAGTTGTAAGCAAATTTATACAGGTACTGAGTTCTTCATCTGAAGTtacaagcattcctttgcttatatttagtttgatatcaaaccatacttttagtgcatatctggttgaatcaatatttgcaacttcactaattttcttcaggaaagtattgaatgatatgtgcttattaagtagaacaagttttgtatcatgatccaagtatttgaaatcaggagtccaacTCCCGTTGAAAGTTATAACAACGCAAATCGAACTCATCCTGCAGATTCATGTTTAGTGGCAAGTATTAGGAAAGTGAACAGAAgaatttttaggttgtttgtgctgaaatttttacaaatgaactaaatcacttcagcatcttctgctgaaattttttggaaaaagatgTATGACATAATTAATGAATCCTGCAcagaaaacttcagcttattaagtgctgaagtttttagaaataagcTTTTTTCGAAAAAGCTGTATGACAGGGATTCATGAATGCAGGGAAAAAAAGCTTCAGCTCATTAAGTTTTGAagattttagaaatgaactaaataacttcagcacattgggctgaagttttagcaaatgaattcAAAAAACTTGAGCATGTTTCAGCATTAATTGCATACTATACAGGAGTAACCTACATAATTAGAGTAGTAATTATATTGCGTTGGGGGTATATGTTAGTGTAATAATTACATTCATATCATATTCATGCACGATTTTCATTAGACAACGTTTAAAATTCCTCTTTGCCTTTTCATATACCATGCTGAATTTTTTCCCTCTATATAAGCACGCTATACCTTGTGAGTTTATTCACTCAAACACATATATTTTAGTAGacataaaatacaaaaaggagaaaaatagaTGCTGTCATCAGGcaaataatggaagaaatcaagcaAGACATTATAGAGGCTTTTGAGCTGAAACTGGATGAGCTCATAGACAAGTACGACAGGGAGCTGGAAGAAATTAACAACAAGCTTGATACGCTTGTGATGTATGCAAGATTTGATAATCTTGCTGATGAAAAAGCTCGTCCATCTGGTAGTGACgacgacgatgatgatgatgatatggacgattagtttttctttttgttatttatgTATTGTAATTTATCTTTTAAGTTTTTTGTgctttttttaatattaattatatTCAAACTCGAAAAATAGCAgaggaaatgaactaaataactatAGCAGGAATTAACAAAAACTAATCCGAAAATTAAGCATTTTTTGGTATGatgttttttcaaaaaatcataataaaatacaCAGTGCTTGATGAAAACTTCAAGCATGAACTAAAACATATCcgaaaattacatattgcacgacaaaatattaagcatttttagcagatgaactaaaaaaacttcagcatacaaaaaattatatgaaaaatGTTTTACATATTCCTGAAAATATAagcattttttggtatgaagtttttccaaaaaattataataaaacacATAATGCAGGATGAAAACTTCAGCTCCATTGGCTGAAGTTTTTACAGATTAACTAAAAACCTTCAGCacatgtgctgaagttttttgtgcaatatgaaattttaatttatgttttattttttacccagtgtaggagaaaaacttcagctcttcttgcttaagtttttaaagattaactgaaaacttcaacacctatgctgaagttttttgtgcaatatataattttaatttatgtttttttttacccagtgtaataggaaaacttcagctcctcctgctgaagtttttaaatattaactaaaaaacttcagcacctatgctgaagttttttgtacaatataaaattttatttttttttaaccaGTATAATAGGTGTTGAAGTTTTTTCTGATTGTTATTTGCCAGCTCGTTTTGCTGCATTCTTTAgatatgaactaaataacttcagcttgtttagcaaataaacaaaaaatTTCAGCATATTTGTCGGATTAAAATGTTAGAATTCAACGTCAAACAAATTTATAATGCAAATTCAGTATATCAGTGAAGTTCATCAAACaacttcaatcaatcaatcaatcagaaaacatataattcaaaagctattttgaattctgaagatgaatttgaatacttacaatgtattttgtaattttgaatttggaatttgaatctgGTTCAAATCTGGTTTGCGAGAGGCGATCTCAAGAGAGACGGACTGATGGAGGAGATACGGAGGAGATCTGGAATTTGAATCTGGGTATGATTGATGCatcttttatatgttttgttaGGGGTATAATGGTCATATTATTACAAATTTTTTGTTAGTTGATTACGAaatcaataatttttaaaaatagggtATAGATTAAAAGGTGACATAAATATAGGATACGACTGCAAATCGCGCATTCTCACATTCTATCTATGCTCTCTATACATTCGGCTTACAAACAAATTAGcctttttttttggtttgaaaCAAATTAGCCTTTTCATATCTGATCCTCATACTTGGAAGCTGCCATTTTTCATATGATGAGTGTGGATTATCGATCCAaaaaaataaggtaagtagtgacCTGCTACAATATGCTAATATACAttgattgtatttttttttataaataattggCAGTGTATATAATTTAAAGTCCAACCTTACAGTGGCTTGATTATGGAAACATTTTTAATATCGTCAATGAGTAGATTAAATTCTAGTTATATGTATCATTGAATCAACATACATAATGCTCTAAAAATCAACATGGTATAAATAGGAAAGCGTACAACAAAtgaagtgtatatatatataaaatcagaaagtttgatAGATACACATGAAATGTTGAATATACATACAATTGTCAATTATATAATTGAAAAAGTAGCTAGCAACGTTGTATAATTCGTACAGGAAAATCAGTTTTCATCTTTGATGTCAATGACGAGTTGTAGACAGGACTAAATCCGTCTAAAGGAACGATCCGAAACCTCTTTAAAATAGTAGCTGCCACCAGCTTTATTTGCATGAAAGCAATTTCTTTTCCAAGACAAGTCCTTGGTCCTGCTTGAAACACCGGATATGTGAAAGGATCCCTTGGGATAAAATTCCAATTTCCTGTACTGAGGTTTTTCACCAACCAACGCTCTGGCCGAAAACTTTCATAATCTGAACCCCACAATTCTGTTGATCTCCCCATTGCATGAACATGGAGAAAAATGCTCATTCCCTTTTTCAACTTTGTTCCATCCGGCCAAACATCGTCTTCGGTCACTTGCTTCAATTCAAGGGGGACTGGTGGGTAAAGTCTCATGCTTTCACAAATCGAAGCATGTGTATACACCATTTCATTCAAATCATCATCATTTTTCTCTTTGatttctttgacaatctcgtttTCTACTTGTGGATGACTCGAGACTAGCCAAAAGAACCATATTAAAGCTGAAAACAGCGTGTCATCACCAGCCAGGATGAAATTAATACCTGTATCTATGACAAACTTCTCATCGACTACTACATTGCATTTGAGAGCCCTTGTTATAAATCTGTCAAGAAAATCGCCTCCCTCATCTATGGAAGTGCTTTGCATCGAAAACTTCTCCACCTTTCCCGCGATTCTCTTCTTTAAATATTCTCTGAGTACATCAACTGCATACCTGCAAAGGCCGATTCAGAACATATATAAATGTACGTATGAGAAAAATATAATTGCTTGAATATCAATAAATATTCATGAGTAGTGAAATTTTGAACATATTATATTCAAGGAAACCTAAAGGTTGAACATATCAAATTCTAATTTTAAATCTGCCTCTAGTCTACATACCTGAGATTCTCTTCAGATCCAATGTTGAGAAGCTTTTTAGCTTTCCACAAGATAGAAGGGCAAGTGAACCTTCCCATACTGATCTTTATTGCAGTTTCAAAAGCGTCTATTAATGGTTTCCTAGGGAGAGATGGTAACAAGTATTCTGGATCATGGCTAAAACCTACCTGACATAGAATGTCAAATGTAAGCCGATGAAATATGTCCTGGAGGTCTAGAGTAGCTTTATCTATAGTTGCactggagaataaaggaataaGACGGCCAGAGAGCTCTTTAATGGTGGCTGATTTTATTCGATAACGAAATGTATCCGCGTGGAATATATGACTGAGGAAATGCCTTTGGGTTTTCCATTTCTCGCCATCTACAAGTAAAAGTCCATCCCCTAACAAGTCTGAGAAAACAAATTGCATGATAGGATCTTTGCGATAAATGTGAAAATGTGTCTTAACGATATGCTTGATAATAGAGGGGTTTCTTGTCAAGACGCATTTTTTACCAAAGGGCCCTTTAAGGGTGATGGTTGATAAAGATGATTTTTGGAAGAGTTTTGATGTCCACAGGACTGCTCGGTGCCTATTTTGCGCtaatgagaacaagcaaccaaaCAATGGGTAGGATTTAGGAAGCTGCTTCGGCTGCTTGCTCAATTTTGAACTACTGTGTTTTGAAAAGAACGGGtggaaatagatgaagaacagaaGCAACAGAAATATTATTACTGGGATTGGGAGAGAATAGAGCAGCCTATACATGAGCTGGATGTCCATCTTCATGTTGTACTTGCAAATTTTTCAGTTGGAGGTTTATTTTTATAGGTCTCGTCGACTAACTCAGCTTCTCTTAGTTTAATCAATCAATATATTTGACATactactttttctttttcttttttggctaAACAAATCATATTAAATCGTGACTATACAGTTAGGTTTGGGGGCaggatgggggggggggggtatctTCTTTTAATCGTACTTCACGTCTAAACGTGGCAACATGTGTGGATAAGCTAATTCCTTGATTAAAATGAGAGAAAAGGCTTAAATTGGTAATGTGACAAATCCCTATTGTGAAGGAAGATATTGGCCTATAGCTGGATGCTACAGAACTGTTCAAATGTGTAGAGGTCAAAGGCGCCTATATGAAATTTAGTGCATATAAAAAAGGAGGATCACAGCTAGCGTATGGCTGGACTGATTGAAAAATTCTTAAGACTTGTTATTATTAAGTCTCTATC
This region includes:
- the LOC104225123 gene encoding cytochrome P450 94A2-like, which encodes MYRLLYSLPIPVIIFLLLLFFIYFHPFFSKHSSSKLSKQPKQLPKSYPLFGCLFSLAQNRHRAVLWTSKLFQKSSLSTITLKGPFGKKCVLTRNPSIIKHIVKTHFHIYRKDPIMQFVFSDLLGDGLLLVDGEKWKTQRHFLSHIFHADTFRYRIKSATIKELSGRLIPLFSSATIDKATLDLQDIFHRLTFDILCQVGFSHDPEYLLPSLPRKPLIDAFETAIKISMGRFTCPSILWKAKKLLNIGSEENLRYAVDVLREYLKKRIAGKVEKFSMQSTSIDEGGDFLDRFITRALKCNVVVDEKFVIDTGINFILAGDDTLFSALIWFFWLVSSHPQVENEIVKEIKEKNDDDLNEMVYTHASICESMRLYPPVPLELKQVTEDDVWPDGTKLKKGMSIFLHVHAMGRSTELWGSDYESFRPERWLVKNLSTGNWNFIPRDPFTYPVFQAGPRTCLGKEIAFMQIKLVAATILKRFRIVPLDGFSPVYNSSLTSKMKTDFPVRIIQRC